GCGCCGGCGGCGACGGTGAGGAGTCGCTCGCCGTCGGTCTTCACCACGTCGGGCTCGTCGACCCCTTCCTCCTGCAGGTTCGTACCACCCCACGCCGAGTTGGCGTCCGCATCGCGGCTCGTGGCCTCGGGCAGTGCGGCGCCGGCGGAGGCCCGGTCCTCGATCGCGCCGCCGACCGGCCCGAGCTGGGCCGAGAATCCGAGCGCGTCGCTGGCGAGGTGCTGCGTGGCCAGGGTCTGCACCGCGTCGACGAACGCGTCGCAGCCGTCGTAGGCCACCAGGGCGACCGCTGGGAGGGCCACCCCTGGCGGGGACGTGGGCGCCGGCCGCCCGGCGGCCCCGGGCCCACCCGTGCAGGCGGCCGCCAGCGCGACGACCAGGAGGGCGATGGCGCCGGGTCGGAGCGTGGCTCGCATGTGGACTCCCCTCTCGGGCCCGCCGCGGGCCCGCCTCGTCTCTCCGCCTGCTTGGACGCCGGGGGGGACGATGCAGTTCCCGCCTGCGTGAGGTTCGCCGGAAACCGGTAGAAAGGTGCCATGCCGAGGGAGGGGGCGGACGCAGCGCTCACCGGCTCGGTCTGGACCGACGGCGACTTCCGGTCGCTCACCGATGCCGCTCCGATCGGCATCGTGGTCGACGACCGGCACGGGCACACGATCTACCGCAACCCGGCCGCGGGCGCGCTGCTCGACGGGCATGGCGGCGACGGTGACTGGCGCTCGGGCGCACTCGCCGAGTACCGGCCGGTCCTCGATGCCATGGTCGAGGCTGCCCGGGAACGGGGCGCGGTGAGCAACACGATCGCTGCGTTCGGGCGCCCGGGCGAGCCGGCCCGCTGGTTGCGGGTGAAGGTGGCGCCGCAGGCCGGCAGCGGCTGGGCACCGCGCACCGGGGGCGTCATCGCCATCTTGGAGGACGTGACGGCGGAGATGGACGCCCGGGCGGAGACCGAACGCCTCACGCACATGCTCGATGCCACCTCGGACTACGTGGCCGTGTTCCGGCCGTCGGGGGAGATCCTCTACCTGAACGAGACCACCCGAGCTGCGCTCGAGCGGCTCCGGGAGCAGGGCGGCAATGGTGAGCTGGTGGAGCTCATCGACGAGTCCGGCCGGGAGGCCTTCGTGCGGGAAGCGCTCGAGGTCCTCGCGGATGCCGACACCTGGCGGGGCGAGCTCCTGCTCGACGTGGGCGGGGACCGCAAGGTGCCCGTGTCGGCCCTCGCCGTGGCTCGCCACGACCGCCAGGGTCGCCTCGAGTGGATCTCGTTGCTC
This DNA window, taken from Rhabdothermincola sediminis, encodes the following:
- a CDS encoding sensor domain-containing diguanylate cyclase, encoding MPREGADAALTGSVWTDGDFRSLTDAAPIGIVVDDRHGHTIYRNPAAGALLDGHGGDGDWRSGALAEYRPVLDAMVEAARERGAVSNTIAAFGRPGEPARWLRVKVAPQAGSGWAPRTGGVIAILEDVTAEMDARAETERLTHMLDATSDYVAVFRPSGEILYLNETTRAALERLREQGGNGELVELIDESGREAFVREALEVLADADTWRGELLLDVGGDRKVPVSALAVARHDRQGRLEWISLLARDITDLKEAEARLRDLATRDTLTGLANRSLASDRLAQAVARHKRSGQGVAVLFCDLDGFKAINDANGHAAGDLVLQEVARRLNSVTRATDTVARVGGDEFVIVCEGLVDRDALAELADRVISAVCEPVPLGGGVSVVVGISVGVAVVSDTGEEADADRLLTRADTAMYRAKAHGGRSYRIDLGMS